Proteins encoded by one window of Thermodesulfobacteriota bacterium:
- the mazG gene encoding nucleoside triphosphate pyrophosphohydrolase, which yields MKKPNGKKAGKADIGGLISIMERLRGPHGCPWDREQTLESLTPFITEEAYEVVAAIDSGSPEAVKEELGDLLFQVVFASQIAKEKGEFDMGEVIEASVEKMVRRHPHVFGDVKADTSEEVLKHWAEIKAQEKMERKEKAGHLADVPEAFPALLRAHKVSARAAKVGFDWKDIDGVLEKVSEELDEFRAALKEKDSKAIEDELGDLLFAIVNAGRFVEVNPEEALRKTIGRFINRFHYIEKELEEKGEELSSTPLREMERLWGEAKKREKK from the coding sequence ATGAAAAAACCCAACGGAAAAAAGGCCGGCAAAGCTGACATAGGTGGACTCATCTCCATTATGGAACGCCTTCGCGGTCCTCATGGCTGCCCCTGGGACAGGGAGCAGACCCTCGAGAGCCTCACGCCCTTTATAACCGAAGAGGCCTACGAGGTGGTGGCGGCCATCGACTCGGGCTCCCCGGAGGCCGTAAAGGAAGAGCTCGGAGACCTCCTCTTCCAGGTAGTATTCGCCTCACAGATCGCAAAGGAAAAAGGGGAGTTCGATATGGGCGAGGTCATAGAGGCGTCCGTGGAAAAGATGGTCCGGCGCCATCCTCACGTATTCGGGGACGTCAAGGCGGATACCTCGGAAGAAGTATTGAAGCACTGGGCGGAGATAAAGGCGCAGGAGAAGATGGAGAGAAAAGAGAAGGCCGGGCACCTCGCGGACGTCCCCGAGGCCTTTCCCGCGCTGCTTCGGGCGCACAAGGTGAGTGCCCGGGCCGCAAAGGTGGGCTTTGACTGGAAGGACATAGACGGGGTGCTCGAAAAGGTATCCGAAGAGCTCGATGAGTTCCGGGCGGCGCTCAAAGAAAAGGACTCGAAAGCCATCGAGGATGAACTCGGCGACCTGCTCTTCGCCATCGTGAACGCCGGCAGGTTCGTTGAAGTAAATCCCGAAGAGGCGTTAAGGAAAACCATCGGAAGGTTCATAAACCGCTTTCACTATATTGAGAAAGAGTTGGAAGAAAAGGGGGAAGAGCTCTCGTCTACTCCTCTTCGGGAGATGGAGAGACTATGGGGCGAGGCGAAGAAGAGGGAAAAAAAATAG
- the selA gene encoding L-seryl-tRNA(Sec) selenium transferase has product MKKELLRGLPSVDEVLRGEGMKDALKRHSLSLITAGVRAVLDGVRAEIISGRRSEFSPEEVLPATAEWIEAALKPSVVRVINASGTVLHTNLGRAVLGPEAVRALELAATGTVDLEFDVATGKRGHRDNHVEGVLSALTSAGAASVVNNNAAAVLLVLNTLAEGREVIISRGELVEIGGSFRLPEIIEKSGCRLKEVGTTNRTHPLDYASAITEDTALILKAHTSNYEVVGFTSEVGLAELVEIGRERNIPVVEDLGSGSLVDLSVFGIKKEPIVSESVAAGADVVTFSGDKLLGGPQAGLIVGRKTFVERINKNPLKRALRPDKLTLAALDATLRLYLEPEKLSETLPTLRFLSRPLEEIEAVAKKAKRLLQEKLGEGYTVELADGESVVGSGSLPGHSLPTKVLVVTRSTMKPEEIFKKFLSNDPPILGRVSKERFLLDMRTIERAEDVVPE; this is encoded by the coding sequence ATGAAGAAGGAGCTTTTAAGGGGACTGCCCTCGGTGGACGAGGTCTTGAGGGGCGAGGGGATGAAAGACGCTCTTAAGCGCCACTCCTTATCCCTTATAACCGCCGGGGTAAGGGCGGTGCTCGACGGGGTGAGGGCGGAGATAATCTCCGGCAGGAGGAGTGAGTTTTCGCCCGAAGAGGTCCTCCCGGCCACGGCCGAATGGATAGAGGCGGCGCTAAAGCCCTCGGTGGTGCGCGTCATAAACGCCTCGGGCACGGTGCTTCATACGAACCTCGGGAGGGCGGTCCTCGGCCCGGAGGCCGTCCGTGCGCTCGAACTCGCGGCCACCGGCACCGTCGATCTTGAGTTCGACGTCGCCACGGGTAAGCGAGGGCACAGGGACAACCATGTGGAGGGGGTCTTAAGCGCCCTCACTTCGGCCGGAGCCGCTTCCGTGGTTAATAATAACGCCGCGGCCGTGCTGCTCGTTCTGAATACTCTCGCCGAGGGGAGGGAGGTCATAATTTCCAGGGGCGAGCTCGTGGAGATAGGCGGCTCGTTCCGGCTGCCGGAGATTATAGAGAAGAGCGGGTGCCGCCTTAAGGAGGTCGGCACCACAAACAGGACCCACCCGCTCGACTACGCCTCGGCCATAACCGAAGACACGGCGCTTATTCTTAAGGCCCATACCAGTAACTACGAGGTCGTGGGCTTTACCTCCGAGGTCGGGCTCGCCGAGCTTGTCGAGATAGGGCGCGAGCGCAATATCCCGGTGGTCGAAGATTTAGGGAGCGGCTCTCTTGTGGACCTTTCAGTATTCGGAATAAAGAAGGAGCCTATAGTAAGCGAGAGCGTGGCCGCGGGGGCGGACGTCGTTACCTTCAGCGGGGATAAGCTCCTCGGGGGGCCCCAGGCCGGGCTTATCGTGGGCAGGAAGACTTTCGTGGAGAGGATAAATAAGAACCCGCTTAAGAGGGCCCTGAGGCCGGATAAGCTCACCCTCGCGGCACTTGACGCGACGCTCAGGCTCTACCTCGAGCCGGAAAAGCTCTCCGAGACCCTTCCGACGCTTAGGTTTTTGAGCAGGCCGCTTGAAGAGATAGAGGCGGTGGCAAAGAAAGCTAAGCGATTACTTCAAGAGAAACTCGGGGAGGGATATACCGTGGAGCTGGCCGACGGCGAGTCGGTCGTAGGTAGCGGCTCGCTACCTGGTCATAGTCTGCCGACGAAGGTTCTGGTCGTAACCCGCTCCACCATGAAGCCCGAGGAGATCTTCAAAAAGTTCCTATCGAACGACCCCCCGATACTCGGCCGCGTGAGCAAGGAACGCTTCCTGCTCGACATGAGAACCATCGAGCGGGCGGAGGACGTGGTGCCGGAGTAG
- a CDS encoding ABC transporter substrate-binding protein, with protein MIRSVYRSKTILAVIAIVTSLIVFTAGCEKKLERKPFRMAIVTWVGFGPWYIAQEKGFFEREGITVELVRIEDFGARRGALSSGKLEGSVETTDSFAIGLAEGLPAVQVLKIDDSYGGDGLVAKKNIASIKDLKGKVVAYSKGSPSHFFLLYLLKKEGMSSEDIQSQFMEAGEAGAAFVGGKVDAAVTWEPWLSKANENPEGKVLLTSKEVPGLISDTYVVHEDVTKNRPEDVKKILRAWFSALKFLRENKEEAIEIMSRNLGIDKDEMAAMLEGIKFPSHQENLDFFGIGGKENKFLETFNAAAAIWQEEGFITKVPDGKTAYDSGFLEALYQ; from the coding sequence ATGATAAGGTCCGTTTATAGGTCAAAGACGATTCTCGCAGTCATCGCTATTGTGACTTCTTTGATAGTCTTTACGGCTGGGTGTGAGAAGAAACTAGAAAGAAAACCTTTTAGAATGGCGATTGTTACTTGGGTAGGTTTTGGTCCGTGGTACATTGCCCAGGAAAAAGGTTTTTTTGAAAGGGAAGGTATTACTGTAGAATTGGTAAGAATAGAAGATTTTGGAGCCAGAAGAGGAGCCCTTAGTTCAGGAAAGCTTGAAGGTTCAGTAGAAACTACGGACTCATTTGCTATTGGCCTAGCAGAAGGACTTCCCGCTGTGCAAGTATTGAAGATTGATGATTCGTACGGTGGGGATGGCCTTGTTGCAAAGAAGAATATCGCTTCTATCAAAGATTTAAAGGGCAAAGTCGTTGCCTATTCAAAAGGCTCGCCATCTCATTTCTTTCTTCTCTATCTTCTGAAAAAAGAGGGAATGAGTTCAGAAGATATTCAAAGCCAATTTATGGAGGCTGGAGAGGCAGGTGCTGCTTTTGTAGGTGGCAAGGTTGATGCAGCTGTTACCTGGGAGCCTTGGCTTTCCAAGGCCAATGAAAATCCTGAAGGCAAAGTGTTATTAACAAGCAAAGAGGTTCCGGGGCTTATCTCTGATACTTATGTCGTTCATGAGGACGTTACGAAAAACCGCCCTGAGGACGTCAAGAAAATCCTTCGAGCATGGTTCTCTGCTTTAAAGTTCCTAAGGGAAAATAAGGAAGAAGCTATAGAAATTATGAGTAGAAATCTGGGAATAGATAAAGACGAAATGGCTGCCATGTTGGAGGGTATCAAGTTTCCTTCCCATCAAGAGAATCTGGATTTTTTTGGAATCGGTGGAAAAGAGAATAAGTTCCTTGAAACATTCAATGCTGCAGCAGCCATATGGCAAGAGGAGGGCTTCATAACCAAAGTTCCCGATGGAAAAACGGCTTATGATAGCGGTTTTTTAGAAGCACTCTACCAGTAA
- a CDS encoding ABC transporter permease has translation MAYSFKGELSRKKKILLSTSPFVLILLFWVLLTFYGIVRPLFLPSPLETFKQTFSLFQNHDFLGDILASLSRIFTGFFISAVLAVPLGVLAGSFRVCDAIIIPLMSFIRYMPSSAFIPLVILWFGIGFLEKVIVVFISIFFYLVLLVADATANVRRELIETALTLGASRVQTVNKVIIPAALPDIWNALRIMLGVGWTMIVVVEMVAAQNGIGAMIIHAQRFLQTPKVIAGIIVIGILGILSDVLFRVSHKLFFPWVER, from the coding sequence ATGGCGTACTCTTTTAAAGGAGAACTGAGTCGTAAAAAGAAAATTCTCCTGTCCACGTCTCCTTTTGTTCTGATTTTATTGTTCTGGGTATTATTGACTTTTTACGGCATTGTTCGTCCTTTGTTCCTTCCTTCCCCTTTAGAAACTTTTAAACAGACCTTCTCTCTCTTTCAGAATCATGATTTTTTGGGCGATATTCTGGCAAGCCTGAGCAGAATTTTTACTGGTTTTTTTATATCTGCTGTGCTGGCCGTCCCCCTGGGAGTTCTTGCCGGAAGTTTTCGGGTTTGCGATGCTATAATTATACCGCTTATGAGTTTCATTCGATACATGCCCTCCAGTGCCTTCATCCCTCTTGTAATTCTCTGGTTTGGTATAGGTTTTTTGGAAAAAGTGATTGTTGTTTTTATATCGATTTTTTTCTACTTGGTCCTACTTGTGGCAGATGCTACCGCCAATGTCCGAAGAGAACTGATTGAGACGGCATTAACATTGGGAGCGAGCAGAGTACAAACGGTAAACAAGGTGATCATTCCGGCCGCTCTCCCTGATATCTGGAATGCTCTCAGAATTATGCTTGGCGTGGGTTGGACCATGATAGTAGTGGTCGAGATGGTGGCGGCTCAAAACGGGATCGGAGCCATGATTATCCACGCACAGAGGTTTCTTCAAACTCCGAAAGTAATTGCCGGAATCATAGTTATAGGAATCCTGGGAATCCTGAGCGATGTTCTTTTCCGCGTAAGCCATAAACTGTTTTTCCCGTGGGTAGAGAGATAG
- a CDS encoding ABC transporter ATP-binding protein, with protein MSYKAKLEVVDVAKFFQVNGKELEVLKPTNVLVSEGEFFVILGPSGCGKTTLLRIIAGLESPSQGRVSLNGKEIKSPSRERGMVFQSFTSFPWLNVEDNISFGLKINKADGKRDQERVSHYIALVGLQGFEKYYPKDLSGGMKQRVAIARTLTNEPELLLMDEPFGALDAQTRWQMQDLILKVRTEQKMTVVYVTHDVEEAVYLGDRISVFSPRPARLIKEFIVPFGKERTHEVKNRTEFFTLQNDIMKLIHKGSAA; from the coding sequence GTGTCATATAAAGCGAAATTAGAGGTAGTTGATGTAGCCAAATTTTTTCAAGTTAACGGCAAGGAACTTGAAGTTTTGAAACCTACAAATGTCCTGGTTTCTGAAGGTGAGTTCTTTGTAATCCTTGGACCTTCAGGGTGCGGGAAAACGACTCTTTTGAGAATCATAGCTGGGCTTGAAAGTCCAAGCCAGGGAAGAGTCAGCCTGAACGGAAAAGAGATTAAGAGCCCGTCAAGGGAAAGGGGTATGGTTTTCCAGTCATTTACATCTTTTCCTTGGCTTAATGTTGAAGACAACATCAGTTTTGGTCTAAAAATTAACAAAGCTGACGGAAAGAGAGATCAAGAGCGCGTCAGCCATTATATCGCATTGGTAGGGCTTCAAGGCTTTGAAAAATATTATCCCAAGGACCTCTCAGGAGGTATGAAGCAACGGGTTGCGATTGCAAGGACATTGACTAATGAGCCTGAACTTTTACTTATGGATGAACCCTTTGGTGCGCTGGATGCCCAAACCAGGTGGCAGATGCAGGATCTCATACTGAAGGTCCGAACAGAACAAAAAATGACTGTCGTCTATGTGACCCATGATGTGGAAGAAGCTGTTTATTTAGGTGACAGGATTTCGGTATTTTCGCCCAGACCAGCAAGGCTTATTAAGGAATTTATTGTTCCTTTCGGCAAAGAAAGAACTCACGAAGTAAAAAATCGCACCGAGTTTTTTACTCTTCAGAATGACATCATGAAACTTATCCATAAAGGAAGCGCGGCATGA
- a CDS encoding radical SAM protein has protein sequence MNLNLLEYKETSTERLEAYLNRYSDLDKRIEAFKDQRFYSLEVELTNRCNRECNYCYNSSCFASRQPDLPFEIVQKNLMDAYRYGMKSIAWLGGEPTLYPEIDKVLAVSKSFGFENILFTNGSLLAPELWERIGPTVDRIMLHLDTIDEETFIKLNRISVEESRRIFDQTLKNIDNILNCGFDPDKISLYMVLSRPTFKTIDRSLSWAISEKGFGTTMLYPMVRAGRGKNVDPDTSLNVQEIKEAFEIRAQIEGRPELLLLGPSEYCKHYQLTMAYVRVDGQVTPYAGMPGGDGNVFEEPLSSILERNYKELSFQDLVGPDGTNRLEGMCGVCSNSEFCFGTRTSALNEAGSECLSDPFCW, from the coding sequence ATGAACCTTAATCTCTTAGAATACAAAGAGACCTCAACGGAAAGGCTCGAAGCATACCTTAACAGGTATTCCGACTTGGATAAGAGAATCGAGGCTTTCAAGGATCAACGTTTTTACTCTTTAGAAGTCGAATTAACCAATCGCTGCAATAGAGAATGCAACTATTGCTACAATAGTTCTTGTTTTGCGAGCCGACAGCCTGATTTGCCGTTTGAAATCGTCCAAAAAAATTTAATGGATGCTTATAGATATGGTATGAAATCTATTGCCTGGCTTGGTGGAGAACCAACGCTTTATCCCGAAATCGATAAAGTCCTTGCTGTTTCAAAGTCCTTTGGATTTGAAAATATACTTTTTACCAATGGCTCTCTTCTGGCTCCCGAACTCTGGGAAAGAATCGGGCCTACGGTAGACAGAATAATGCTTCATCTCGATACCATAGATGAAGAGACCTTTATTAAATTAAATAGAATTTCTGTAGAAGAAAGCAGGAGAATCTTTGATCAGACCCTAAAGAATATTGACAATATTTTGAATTGTGGTTTTGATCCCGACAAGATTAGTCTTTATATGGTTCTCTCTCGCCCTACGTTCAAGACCATTGACCGATCCCTATCATGGGCAATTAGCGAGAAGGGATTTGGAACTACAATGCTATATCCCATGGTAAGGGCGGGGAGGGGTAAAAACGTTGATCCTGATACGAGCCTTAATGTGCAGGAGATAAAAGAAGCCTTTGAGATTCGAGCCCAGATTGAAGGCCGTCCAGAGCTTCTACTTCTTGGCCCCTCAGAGTATTGCAAGCACTATCAGCTAACCATGGCTTATGTCCGCGTTGATGGCCAGGTTACCCCTTATGCCGGTATGCCGGGCGGTGATGGCAATGTGTTTGAAGAGCCGCTTTCATCGATACTGGAAAGGAATTACAAGGAACTATCTTTCCAAGACTTGGTTGGCCCTGACGGGACAAACAGACTGGAAGGTATGTGCGGTGTTTGTTCTAATTCGGAGTTTTGTTTCGGGACAAGGACCTCGGCACTGAACGAGGCAGGCTCGGAATGTCTGAGTGATCCTTTCTGCTGGTGA
- a CDS encoding radical SAM protein, with protein MTKVQLVNLVASKEDFLDDRWPVPLNLLWPGTYLKEFGYDVEILDTNIISLQEAIDKIDAPMVGISFYATSAYLLDKVAREAKDKGATVVVGGQAATPLARQILTGSTDIDAVVLGDGERALLNIMKKVDGGSGDFAGIPNVAYRNGEDIVFGPSVLMDLTSLPMPDRTLKGIDMERYISNFADTNTDRCRQDVRATNAYMKKGCPRRIDDRGCSFCARVDRGLREKSALQAYEEYKYLNREFDINYIYDDSDSWVGKPWMRSLLDLYNRFGSLDVKFRVYADVRDINRENAEMMRELGVDAVLVGIESGDESVLRFNGKPMTKERIVKAAKILGEVGIKLCDAYVLGLIGESKKSIERTISLAKQIENYCERQIAYWNVIMPLPGSPIWNNMMKVPSLYEKYGSQYNIDIEEVRRDYLHHFCNLGKDGDHYLTNICNHLQSSQKIPLRKYIR; from the coding sequence ATGACTAAGGTTCAGCTTGTAAACTTGGTAGCTTCCAAGGAAGACTTCTTGGACGACCGCTGGCCCGTGCCGCTCAATCTTCTGTGGCCCGGCACATACCTGAAAGAGTTCGGTTACGATGTAGAGATACTCGATACGAATATCATAAGCTTGCAAGAAGCTATCGATAAGATCGATGCCCCGATGGTTGGAATAAGCTTCTATGCGACTTCAGCCTACCTTCTTGACAAAGTTGCCAGAGAGGCAAAGGACAAAGGGGCAACAGTCGTTGTTGGCGGCCAAGCCGCAACTCCGCTTGCGAGGCAGATTCTTACAGGAAGCACGGACATTGATGCCGTTGTCCTTGGTGATGGCGAAAGGGCTCTTCTTAATATCATGAAAAAAGTTGACGGGGGAAGCGGTGATTTTGCCGGTATTCCAAACGTCGCTTACCGCAATGGGGAAGATATCGTTTTCGGCCCCTCCGTGCTTATGGACCTGACCTCCTTGCCTATGCCTGACCGCACGCTCAAGGGCATCGACATGGAGCGCTACATTTCGAACTTCGCTGATACAAATACTGACCGTTGCAGGCAAGATGTGCGGGCGACAAACGCCTATATGAAAAAGGGCTGTCCGCGTAGAATAGACGACAGGGGCTGCAGTTTTTGTGCCCGTGTCGACCGTGGACTGAGAGAAAAGTCTGCGCTCCAGGCTTACGAAGAGTATAAGTACCTGAATAGAGAATTCGACATTAATTACATATACGACGATAGCGACAGTTGGGTAGGAAAGCCTTGGATGAGAAGCCTGCTGGACCTATACAACAGGTTTGGCAGTTTGGATGTTAAATTCAGGGTCTATGCCGACGTAAGAGACATCAACAGGGAAAACGCCGAAATGATGAGAGAACTTGGCGTTGACGCTGTCTTGGTAGGAATTGAGTCCGGGGACGAGAGCGTCTTGAGGTTCAACGGAAAGCCCATGACCAAGGAAAGGATCGTCAAAGCGGCAAAGATTCTTGGGGAAGTTGGAATCAAGTTGTGCGACGCATATGTGCTGGGCTTGATAGGAGAATCAAAAAAATCCATAGAAAGAACTATATCGCTGGCCAAGCAGATAGAGAACTATTGTGAGAGGCAGATCGCATATTGGAACGTTATTATGCCGTTGCCTGGCAGTCCCATTTGGAACAACATGATGAAGGTGCCTTCCCTGTACGAAAAATATGGCTCCCAATATAATATCGACATCGAAGAGGTTCGGAGAGACTACCTGCACCATTTTTGCAATCTTGGGAAAGATGGCGATCACTATTTGACAAACATTTGTAACCATTTACAATCATCACAGAAAATCCCTTTGAGAAAATATATACGGTAA
- a CDS encoding DUF3108 domain-containing protein, with amino-acid sequence MVLTLALSLPGLLKPRAVLTAPAFFLKKEGATIGEAFAGEEFTYRVGFWVFDDVAEAKIRLSKDPESSDYIVTLKAHTTGLIAWLREREDVYTARLREVDGGKRFVTVTFEKNVKIGSKTRRTRTVLDHEDGLMTWKKWKRGKERKGKGGEFEMVPGVFYDGPLTAFYNFRYGVYGQVGEGKDFKITTFPKDGGENVDITLKIATEEEYERRKPDWTTPADYLADVRLDKDLFDSRSGKVEMLFNGGLVPVEAVAKDILFFGDVRGKLVELGVDMDFEKAL; translated from the coding sequence GTGGTTCTTACTCTTGCCTTGAGCCTACCCGGGCTTTTAAAGCCCCGGGCCGTGCTTACGGCGCCGGCCTTCTTCCTTAAGAAAGAAGGCGCTACCATCGGAGAGGCCTTCGCCGGAGAAGAGTTTACCTATAGGGTTGGCTTCTGGGTCTTCGACGACGTGGCCGAGGCAAAGATAAGGCTTAGCAAAGACCCCGAAAGTAGCGACTATATCGTCACCCTCAAGGCCCACACCACGGGCCTCATAGCCTGGCTCCGCGAGAGAGAGGACGTCTACACTGCGCGTCTCCGCGAGGTAGACGGAGGGAAGAGGTTCGTAACCGTCACCTTCGAAAAGAACGTCAAGATAGGCAGCAAAACGAGAAGGACCCGCACCGTCCTTGACCACGAAGACGGCCTTATGACGTGGAAGAAGTGGAAAAGGGGTAAGGAGAGGAAGGGCAAGGGCGGGGAGTTCGAAATGGTACCCGGGGTCTTTTACGACGGCCCACTCACGGCCTTCTACAACTTCCGCTACGGCGTATACGGCCAGGTAGGGGAGGGGAAAGATTTCAAGATTACCACCTTCCCCAAGGACGGGGGTGAGAACGTGGACATAACCCTCAAGATCGCTACGGAGGAGGAGTACGAAAGACGTAAGCCGGACTGGACCACCCCGGCCGACTACCTCGCCGACGTAAGGCTGGATAAGGACCTATTCGACTCCAGGAGCGGGAAGGTGGAGATGCTCTTCAACGGTGGGCTCGTCCCCGTGGAGGCCGTGGCCAAGGACATCCTGTTTTTCGGGGATGTGAGGGGAAAGCTGGTCGAGCTTGGCGTGGATATGGACTTTGAAAAAGCGCTTTAA
- a CDS encoding terminase family protein, whose translation MVPAGRRSGKTELAKRKLITSLLIKKGWSDPRYFAAAPTRDQAKRIFWKDIKSLVPASWVKRVYESDLCIVTKFGSELWVVGLDKPQRIEGTPWDGGVLDEYANMKPTVWTENIRPALSDRGGWCWFIGVPEGLNHYKELADYAREEGGTQWGFYTWHSKDILPAEEIEAARRDLDPRTFRQEYEASFEGATGRVYYAYSSENHRDKSIRLNPGNPIVVCCDFNVDPCVWELCQVDGRRVRVFDEIALRNTNTVEMGKEVLKRYGKHGPGLIVYGDPAGAARSTTGKSDYALLGELGLKDQRVRRSHPAVKDRINAVNSMLKNTKGEVRLTHHPRCSYLKTDFETVVWREGIGEVDKRDIKRTHASDALGYFVEYEFPLRTAGPDPKKKFYK comes from the coding sequence GTGGTCCCGGCAGGGAGGCGTTCGGGTAAGACAGAACTGGCCAAGAGGAAGCTCATCACATCCCTTCTGATTAAGAAAGGCTGGAGCGACCCCAGATACTTCGCGGCGGCGCCGACGAGGGACCAGGCCAAGAGGATATTCTGGAAGGATATAAAGTCTCTCGTTCCCGCAAGCTGGGTAAAACGCGTCTATGAGAGCGACCTCTGCATCGTAACGAAGTTCGGGAGCGAGCTATGGGTGGTGGGGCTCGACAAGCCCCAGAGGATAGAAGGCACGCCGTGGGACGGGGGAGTGCTCGACGAGTACGCCAATATGAAGCCCACGGTATGGACCGAGAACATACGGCCCGCGCTTTCCGACCGTGGGGGGTGGTGCTGGTTCATAGGCGTCCCCGAGGGGCTGAACCACTATAAAGAGCTCGCGGACTACGCCAGAGAGGAGGGCGGCACCCAGTGGGGTTTCTACACCTGGCATTCGAAGGACATACTGCCGGCCGAGGAGATAGAGGCCGCCAGGAGGGACCTTGACCCGAGGACCTTCAGGCAGGAGTACGAGGCGTCGTTTGAGGGGGCGACGGGGCGCGTCTACTACGCCTACAGCTCCGAAAACCACAGGGATAAGAGTATAAGACTGAACCCCGGGAACCCAATTGTCGTCTGCTGCGACTTTAACGTCGACCCCTGCGTGTGGGAGCTCTGCCAGGTCGACGGCAGGAGGGTACGGGTCTTCGACGAGATAGCCCTTAGGAACACCAATACGGTCGAGATGGGCAAGGAGGTGCTCAAGCGATACGGCAAGCACGGCCCCGGCCTTATCGTCTACGGGGACCCGGCCGGTGCGGCGAGGTCCACCACCGGCAAGAGCGATTACGCGCTCCTCGGCGAGCTCGGACTTAAAGACCAGAGGGTCAGAAGATCTCACCCGGCCGTAAAGGACAGAATAAACGCGGTCAACTCCATGCTCAAGAACACAAAGGGAGAGGTAAGGCTTACCCATCATCCCCGCTGCAGCTATCTCAAGACGGACTTCGAGACGGTCGTCTGGAGGGAGGGCATCGGGGAGGTAGACAAGAGGGATATCAAAAGGACCCACGCGAGCGACGCGCTCGGCTACTTCGTAGAGTATGAATTCCCGCTAAGGACGGCAGGGCCGGACCCTAAAAAAAAATTCTATAAGTAG